The Macadamia integrifolia cultivar HAES 741 chromosome 3, SCU_Mint_v3, whole genome shotgun sequence genome segment TATATTGGATTTCTTTCACCTTGGCCTTCCCATGTTTTAGTTACATCTTTTAGAGAAAATTTGTTTTATAAGATGATAACTAAGGTTAAAGCATTATATTATAGGACCACCGAGTTTACATTATAGGATGACGTAAATCCTAAACTGATTTCCAAGTTGTACCTTCCCCTATCTTCAGCCTTGCTTGTAATTCTTGTATTTCTATCTTACTCCATCGCCAGCCTTGACCCCCACAGCCCTTGACTAAGTCAAGGGAATGCCGCAGGAAGAGTTGGTTGggaagccaaaaaaaatataataataataatagagcGAATTGTTCCTCAGTAATGAAAATGTGTTTTTGATGCAAATGTTTCTTTAGCTGGGTTTAATTATTTCTCCTCAAACACATTGGACTTTCCTTAGTTTTCTGGAAATTTCAGAGCCGTGTaagggttatttatttattttacttataAATAAACTTATAAATTACATATAAGTAATCTGAGGCTCTGTTGAGTTTGTAAGATTCGAATAGAATCTGGATCTAGAACATAATCCTGCTAActcctctttattttcttgcttcAAAATGAGTTTTAGTTCTAAAATATACTTCGAGAATTAGGCAGGCCCACACCAGCAATTCTGAGTCTTCTGATTGAGCCCGatcaaaaaaacccaaaaccaactAGGCTAAAAGTGACATGCTCAAGCCTCGCCTGATTAACATTCAATTGTCTTCAATGTAAGGATGCCTAGCTTGACATGTTTAAAACCCACTTAAAGCTCATTTTTCAACTTGACAAATTTAGAGCCCATTTAAGGATAAACATGTTATGTGTCATTAGCATATTTAAGGCAGTTTGAGACCCGTTTAGCCTGATATTGGTACCCTAGATTTGAGTTTGGTGTCAATCTCAAACCCACACCGGTTGACAAATCAACAAATGAAGGGCTAAGATGCAAGAGATAGGGGTCAAttccaaaagagagaaagagagaatgacACAGATTGGGCACCAGAGTAGGGTGCCTAGTCTTTTACCTATAATTTAATACCAAATCTATGAAAATTCATAGTTAATTATAcaattatatttaaataatgattataaaattcttttactaatttaatttcactttctttcccttCGTTCCCTTGCAATGAGTAGCCATCATGTATGCTCTTTAGGCTGTGCATACATAGGGCCTTCAACGACAAAGTGATGAAAGTTGTCGTAGAGGTTCCATTTGTTATTTTCCCCACTATTCCACAACCTATACATGCTATAACCTagtaaatcataaaaataaaaatttactgTCTCCTTAACCTATATCTACCTAACATCTTttatgaaatatatttttttttaaatctatctCGTAAATATGTGTTGAGATGATCTAACAACATATTATACCATCAAAATTTGTTCGCCATTTTACTCAATTTCTTAAAATGAACCTAAGTCCATTCAAAAACTAATCAAAAtgtgaataaaaatattattatatactATTCAAATTCACCCCGCAATCGCATGGACTAAtagtaaagagcactaaacaccttcGTGTGAATGGCCCAAGGTGTGTTTAGTAGGAGTCTAACTCAGGAAATCCAAGTTTACAGTTCGTACCAAATTCGTTATTCATCAATTGCACTACCCCTGTGGgttaaattatatttttattttatccttaTGTGAAGAACATCAACTCTGCGTTCTATTTTATGATGACACGTGTCCTTTATCTTCCACAAATATCCTTCCAAAGACTCttaggtgccgtttgataacactctgggagaatgtttctggtgttcttctattctgcgggaatgcaaatagaacagaaatatgtttggcacgtccggttcatttttttattctcccggaatgaaccaatgaaaaagaatgagtaaagaataaattgcaagagtaccaaaaagttgcttttctattcttttagaaactaaaaagaacaaaactattcaaaaccCCACAAtctcttttctccatctcacgaccaaaaacccccaaatcctaAGGAGAACCTGCAATAGGTTTTCACTCTCGGTCGCGGCTTCCTGCAacggtcgccgcttccctgcaacggtCGCCGCTTCTCTcctctcggtcgccgcttccctctctctccttcgccgcttcAACGGTTTCTCctctcggtcgcaggttggTCGCAGGTCAGTCGCCGCTtccttctatctctctctcggtcgcaggtcGGTCGCAGGTCAGTCGCCGGTGGCCGCTTCCTTGCCTCTCACGATCGTCGCTTCCTTGCAACTCACAATCAAAGCCTGTTTCCGAGAATTTCAAGTTTTGTTATTATTGAGAGAGGggaaagtctctctctctctctctctctctctctctctctctctcttcgaaGTGCAAATCAAACTCTCATTTTCGAAATTTCGAAATCTAGAGAAGTGCTTAGATTATCGGTTCTTCTCTAATGGAGATTCTTTCGAGTCCGATCAGCATTTGTTcaaaggagaatcagaagatctATCAGGAATGGTTTAACTTTGCCGACACAGGTTCCTCCTCCCTTtccatcatttcatttttttttttctaatttattggaTCAATCTCGCTTAAATCTTCAAAGTTTCCAACCTGTTTTtcgttcttttcttctttagatGCCGACGGCCGCATTACGGGAAACGATGCGACCAAGTTCTTCGCCATGGCTAATTTATCTCGACCAGCACTCAAGCAGGTTTCTTTCTTCATAGGTGTGGGCAATTGCGGATTCCAAACGTCAAGGGTTccttgattttaatgactttgTTGTTGCAATGCAGGTTCTGGCATACCTTAAtacttatttatattttatcattGTGAGAGAAACTATTTTTTACTAACTTCCTATCTTGAACAGTTAATTGCATTAGCACAAGCAGGACATGAAATTGCACAAGATATTCTTAGCAAAGAAGGTAAATTAAGGAATGATTTTTAGCTTTGTCCTTTTTAACAGATAGTAGGCATTAAATTAtcaaaaaagagaaagggaaaaaaaaggatgtTAACGCTCACggagaacaagaagatggtgatattgcgagtacttctactacaattcatcagggcagtcaacgtgtacaaggaagacagatgaatgagctaaggatacaaattgcaaatcagatGGCAATAGATAAGGGTTATCCcttgatttgattgtttatgtaataaaatttcaagacacctatttgtagctatgatttttattttgtaattcctataaacttgaataatagacttttgttttcttattaagataaatgtggaaactctttatgtttatattttattatttcctttaagtaatagtattttaaaagataatttcataaacaaattatttccttatttaagttaaatttgaccataatagcatgtttgtaattattgatttcattgttcaaaagtgaattttcattattatactctccaggaatagaagtgtttgcCAAAcactgtttctgttcttttcctgttctaaagccatttctgaaatagttttaccaaacgctgtttctgttccgccagagtgtcttcacaacatggaatcgaaaaagaacacttctgtaaaagaacactctccaggattaggaagtgttatcaaacggcaccttaATGGTCATCACTCACGAAAACAGTGGGTGAAAGCCTTATTGATACGTGATCCGGATTCCGGACTCCTAAAAGCCAACTATGATTCATGAAAAGCTTAACCAGAAAGCTCTTGCCTTCTTGGTATGATTGCAAAACCCATCAACCTATTACCCAAAAAACTAAAAACCCATCAACCCATGTCATTGATCCAGTAAGTCAATAACATCTTTTTCCGTTATTCAAAACTCTCTCTTTTTTGCTGGTAGAAATGATTCAAAACTTGATACCttcaatcaagaatcaaataaaCTGGTTTTGTATGTATAAATTTAACTTTATTTTcctgaacaaaaaaaattacaaggtAAAAAGAACGAAACAATTTCAGATTGTTCTTCCCTCACTCGTGGCTTCTACAGTTcaaggaagaacattttttttcaaaaaaaaaaatctaagtcaATAACCCAAGCTCAGCTGCACGGCGTCCATGGACTCTGTAACCCATAACAATGGAGATACCGTAAAGGCCATTATCAATTGCTCAACCTCTTGTAAAATAACCAAAGCCCTTGGACACGCTCAATAGCCTTTGCTTGTATGGTAAGaaggtcttcttcttcatgtcCTCTGCAACGGCCCTGTTCGCCACGTAATGCAACTCGTGAGGTGAAACCGGTCCTTTCCTCCTCGGGCTAGACCTCGCCGGCGAGCCAATGCCTTCGGTAGATTCCTGGTGTTTCTTAGGCAAAGACGTGTATTTCCTTAATGGGTCCTTCTCTGATGCTCTACCTTCTGATGCGCTTCGAAACAATAGCAAATCCCTTAATCTCCATTTTCTAGAGCcggatgacgaagaagaagatgaagacgaagacgaagattGTTTCGAAATTGATGATGCTGACTTCGTATTCTCTTgctgatgttgttgttgttgttgttgttgttcttccaATTCGAGTTCTGGGACTCTATAGGGAGAGAGTGACCTAGTCCCTCTACGCCCAGACCTGGAAGACATCGGAACGGGTACTCTTTCTCTGCCTCGATTCTGAGATTGATCCGACCCTTTTCGTGGTTCTTCCATTGCAGCCGAGAATGAGTCCAAATTTTTCTTCTGCTTTGGCGAGAACACGTCacggatcatcttcttcccctgaGAGATGGGTGATCTGGGCGATTTGGGCGATGAAACATAGGTATTCCGAGTTGAAGACTGGTCACCGAATTGTAGACCTGTAGAGGGCGTCAGCGGTCGGATTACGCCCCCATCGAAAAGCTCCTCGGCAGAAAGAGAGGTTCTTTCCATCTGACCACTGAAATTGAAGGCGAACTCGTCGTCATAGAAAGTATCTCCATCGTCTTCGATTGCCTTGGATTTGAGCCTCCCGGTCTTCTCTTCCCAGCCAAATGGAATTCCAGAAGTAGACCCCCGCCCCCCTATGATTCCTGAGCCATTGAAGTCGGAGGCATGAGCAGGGCTAGTGGGAGCGCTGCGGTAGAACTCCCCGAAACGCTTGGGAGTAGAAGGAGCACTAATGTAAGGTGTAGAACAAGCGCTCTCGAAGTTGAAATCCCCAAAGTCCGGTCCCGTTACTGCTACTTCCATTTCTCTTCTCGATTTCTGAACTCTgatcttgaattcttgatctCCGCTTCCTATCTGGTTCTCTAGTTATTACAAGgcaactttatatatatatatagaaacaaagagagagagagagagagagagagagagagagagagttgaccAGACTTGTTCATATCCAGATGTTTTCAAATATTTCGAAATTTAAAACTTAGAACGGGACGACGATGATGTGAGCAACTGAGGCCCCCGTGAGGGCGTGATGGGGATACTAACGGTGAGGGATACTCTGTAACCAATACGATGGTGGGAGAAAGCATCAAATGATATGATTCTAATCTAACGtgtattttttaatatatataaattatatgAGTCGATTATGACCGCCCACGTTCTTTTCAATTAAAATGgcatatttttaaataattcttTAAGTGGCGGTAGACTTGGCCAgaacaaaataaagaatagTGTCTGCGGTTGGACGGAGTCGAAGATGATGGACAGCCACGCACAATGAGAATTAGACAACCAGCTCTCATGTTAATTATGTCTTAATCATTATTATTTATCTTTAACCTAAGGTTAGAATTTGTGTTTTATTATCGTGGTGACGTGTCACGTGTTAGTAGTTTATATGAACTAAGAGGaacttgtaccaaaaaaaaaaaggaattaagaGGAACTGATACGCAATTACCACCACCGGTGGTTCGATTCCTAAACGTCACGTCTTCTCGAAGtctttgaccttttttttatttgggaaacaagtttttgacttttgattaATGTTTCTTGGGGATGGCGAACCATTGCTGGTTTCTTGGGGATGGCGAGCCATTGTTGGGGAGCTTAGCTTATGTAGGGTTGTCAAACCCtaaattgaaaaggaaaaattagtCAAATCAAATCGATAATAATTCAGATCAAATTAAATTGAAGCCTTGTTGATTCGGTAGTATTGCAATTTCAAATTGCATCGAATTGCATCGAAAATCAGATAAACCTAAAATCAGCTCAATACCCATATTGAAACCAAATCGGTAAGAATAAAAAACAgttcaaaattcattttaaaaaatcacattttgcatagttttgtatacatttgcaTGGAAAGTTGAATTCAATCGGACAAAAAACATAAACCAACCCAATTACAAATCGATATAAGACACCGAagacaaattgaaaccaaatagcaccgaaaacaaaaccaaactgagaccagaatttccttattgatttgatttcgattttaacattctcacaccgaaaccgattcaacccagatcgaaaccaaaccagaccgaCTTGTTGACAAGGCTTTCATCATGGATGTAAATTTGCAACAGAGCTATTAAAACTTGGAATTAATCCATCTCATTTTTAAAGGGGATGATTCT includes the following:
- the LOC122074903 gene encoding uncharacterized protein LOC122074903, producing the protein MEVAVTGPDFGDFNFESACSTPYISAPSTPKRFGEFYRSAPTSPAHASDFNGSGIIGGRGSTSGIPFGWEEKTGRLKSKAIEDDGDTFYDDEFAFNFSGQMERTSLSAEELFDGGVIRPLTPSTGLQFGDQSSTRNTYVSSPKSPRSPISQGKKMIRDVFSPKQKKNLDSFSAAMEEPRKGSDQSQNRGRERVPVPMSSRSGRRGTRSLSPYRVPELELEEQQQQQQQHQQENTKSASSISKQSSSSSSSSSSSSGSRKWRLRDLLLFRSASEGRASEKDPLRKYTSLPKKHQESTEGIGSPARSSPRRKGPVSPHELHYVANRAVAEDMKKKTFLPYKQRLLSVSKGFGYFTRG